A single window of Nicotiana sylvestris chromosome 5, ASM39365v2, whole genome shotgun sequence DNA harbors:
- the LOC138868399 gene encoding uncharacterized mitochondrial protein AtMg00300-like codes for MGQINDEGYTTTFGNGSWKITKGNLVVARGFKRGTLYATAIERDTIATVDHGRDTTLWHRRLGHMSEKGMKLLASKKKLSNLKHVELGLCEDCIYGKQKRVSFSKVGRTPKKEKLELVHTDV; via the coding sequence ATGGGTCAGATTAACGATGAAGGATATACAACAACATTCGGCAACGGATCGTGGAAAATAACCAAAGGGAATTTGGTTGTGGCACGAGGCTTCAAAAGGGGAACACTGTATGCAACTGCAATAGAAAGAGATACTATAGCAACAGTTGATCATGGTCGTGATACAACATTGTGGCACCGGAGGCTCGGGCATATGAGTGAGAAGGGAATGAAGCTTTTGGCATCCAAAAAGAAGTTGTCaaacctaaaacatgttgaattaggtttgtgcgaagattgcatttacgggaaacaaaagagagttagttTCTCAAAGGTGGGAAGGACGCCAAAGAAAGAGAAGCTGGAACTAGTGCATACAGATGTGTGA